TGTACGGTGCAGTCACGGGCCTCTTATCGGGACTGTTCATCGCTTGGTGGAGCCCAGCCCTGCTCCAACCGGCGATGGTAGGAAGCACTACCCTAGTTGGATTGCTCACTGGTTGGCTGCGGATGAGTAGCCGTCACATCGATCAGCGCACAGAGTCGCTCATGCAGGGACTCTCGAAAACTGACGAAGCGCTTCAAGTGCGCTATAACGACCTCTCCCAGCAGAATCTACAGATCCTGGCACTCAATGCCGAACTGAGCCACAAGGTTTGTGACATTGAGAAAGCCTCTCGTGAGCTCCAGGAGCTGAACTCAACGCTTCAGCAACGGGTGGATGAACAAACTCGGACGCTCAAGGAGCGCAATCATCAACTGGAGCAGATGGCGAAAACCGATGTGTTGACCGGCCTGGGCAACCGACGCTCCCTTGAGGAGCTTAGTCGCGAAGCATTCAAGTCAGCCAGAGCGAAGGGAACCCCCCTCGGATGCATTATGATCGACATTGATCATTTCAAACGGTTTAACACCGAGCATGGCCATGCGGGGGGAGATATAGTACTGCGCGAAGTTGGGCGCCTGCTTCAAAAGCAAGTCAAGGAGGCTGGAGTGGCCGCGCGCTATGGAGGCGAAGAGTTCGCCATTCTCCTGCCAGGAAACAACCTCAAGCAGTCGGTGCAATTGGCTGAGACGCTGATGGCGGCAGTGCGCAGCCAACGGTTCGACTCTGTTCACCAGTTCCGCATCACCTTGAGTATGGGGGTAGCTTCATTTCCCGAATCATATGTCGACGGGCACGAAGCACTCTTCCGCCTCGCGGACGAAGCCCTATATCGGGCCAAGACGACCCGGGATAGTATCGCCGTCGAACGGCCATCATGACCTAACCAAAATGCCACCCGCTTTTTCCTATACTTGGCCGAATTCCTCTCGCCAACGTCCATCATTATAAGTAGGAAATCGTGTCTTCCTCATCGAAGAACTACGCGCGTGTGACGAGGCTAAGATGTCCTAACTCTTGCCTCATACCACACATCATGCCGCTGACGCCGAACACCTCTCGGGGCAGCTCCTCCCAGTGGAAACCTGTCTCAGCACGAATATAATGCCACGCAAGAATGCCCCGTCATCCGCCAGAGGTCGCCCGCCCTTCGGTCGGGCGGATGCGGTGGGAAGCGTGGCTGGATGCGGCGCCAGAAGGAGTCCGGAACCAGTTCTGGGCGGGCATGCCAAGATGGTAGGCATGCTCCCGCCATGTGGCTAGGTTTTGTTAGAACCGCTTCTGTCGCTTCTCACGGTGAGCCCAGCCCTCTAACGAGAGGGGAGCGTGAGATGTGCTCGTCGACAACCTTCCGATGCTCGGGCTGCGCCTGATGACGGATTGTGGTCCATTCGTCCAAGCAGCGTCGCACGAAGTTGCGCCCGGTCCGCTCGAAGTCGGTGACGTGGCCGTGTTCAAGTAGAAACCTCTCGATTCGCGCGATGTGGTCCCAACTGATTTTGTCGAGGACCTTTTCCTTTGCCAGCGGCAACGCGAGGTCCTGGGGCAGGTACTGGCGAACACACACGAAGTCGTAGGCCGGTGAGAGCCGGGCCGTCCGTCCGTCCGGATAGACGAGCGACCAGTTCTTCAGGTGTGCGTCCGTATTGCAGCAAATCAGGAGGAAAAGAACCCGTCGTAGGTACTCAGCCAAATCTTCGGGGCCGCAGAGGTCTCCAATGAAGCGCGCAAGCCCATCAAGACTCCAGCCCGTGTACTTACGCTCTGGCGGGAGTCCGCGCACTTGGGCGAAATCCTCTTGGTGCATGCGGCTGCCATTGTCACCTCGGTCGTAGCGTTCGATGGCGAAGACGTGCTCGCCGAGCGCCAGAAATCGGTCGTCCAACCCTTCGATGTCCCGTGCCACAATGAGCCGATGCCGAGGCACCTTCAGTCCCGATGCCGCTGCCCAGGCCATTGTGACAAACTCGTTTTCCGGAAGCTTCGGGTACGTCTCCGAGCCGAACTTGAGGATCCACCGTCCTCCCATGCCTCGGAAGGGCAGGGTGAAGCGCTGCTCGGCGCTCTCGACGGCGGAAAACTTCAACTGGACGCCGCCAAGCGAGAATCGTAGCCCGTCGTCGGCGGGGGAGGCGACTGCACCCGGCTCGTCAAACGCGCGCGCTCGGGGCGGCACGCTCACCTTGTCCGTCATTGGGCGAACAACGACCGCGCCTGGCAGATCCTCGCCAACGATCGCTAGGGTGGCAGCCGCGTTCTCCGGCGAGAACTGAGCCTGCACCATGGCCTGAAGGGCGCCTTCAGGGAGTAGGTTGGCAAAGAATGTCGGCAGCTCGCCTGGAAAATTTGCTTGACGGAAAACCCGGTGCTCGCGACGTTCTTCGAATTGCTGCCCGAGCACCGGTCGCGGACGCATGGAGGCGTAGGTTTCGTTTAGGACGAACGAGATGATCCCCGTGCGCTCCTCGCGAATTATCGTACCGACCCGAATTGTGTTCAGAAATACGTCTAGCATTAGGCCGACTCCGAGTCGAAATACGCGTCCAGCGGCGGCCGATCGTGATCCGCGTCGTTCACTCCCGTCCACTCTCGCAGCGTGGTCTGCACTTGATGAGTAAGGACCTTGGTGCGCTGGGCCTGGAAGGTCGCATCATCGCCAGAGAGGAGCGCATCCAACATGGCGTCGTCCAAGCCGTGACTCTCAAGGGTCACCTTGTCCGGCCGCGTGCCGAGTTTGGTGAGGTCGAACTTCGGGTGCAGGAGGTAGTCGACGATGGTGCCGCTCGCGTTCGTGACTGCACTCGGGACTTGGTCTTCCTTCTCGATGAGCGCGCCGAGCGCGAGGGGTTGCCCACGGTCTTCGCCGATGAGCCACCGCGGCTCCATTGCGGCAAGGGCAATGAGCTCGATCCGCGTTCTCGCTGTCCTTCGGTTGAATGGCTGTAGAGGAGCCTCGACCTCTGCGGCAACGTCGATGCGGTTCCCGAGCTTGAGGAGGCGCTGAACCGTCTCGTGTTGGTCGGACCCGATAGCCTGCCACTTCGGCTGGTCAGTCTTGTTATCCGTCCTGTGATCGCCGCTCAGATTGCCCCGCCAGAACCAGCGTGCCATTAGGACGCGGTTGCGGTCGTGCAGCTTCGGGTGGGCGTCGAAAAGCTTCGCGAGGGTCGCGATGACACCACCGTATGGAAGCCAGTCGATGTAGGGAACGCCGCAATCCTCTGCTAAGAATTCGACCGTTCGTATAAGCGCCTGCGACACTCTCGCAAAGAGCGCTGGCACCTCGGCTGCCGAGAGCGCATCCACCAGCTTCGCGCCAGGCAGCTTTCCGGCGACTGCGAGCGCCGCGCGTTCGATTTGTTTCCCCTCAAACTCTCCGAATCCCACCTGGGTGAGTTCAGCGCGGACCCGGTCGATGGGCTTGCCACCCTCGCGCGTCGCGTGAAGGGCCTCGAACACCTCGTCGGTGCTCAGCGCGTGGCGGTTTCGGTTCATCCGGGCGAACATGACCTTCACGACACCTTCGTATTCGTCGTCGAAGGGTACGAGGTACGCGGGCAGGAGATACTCGCGCAGCCGACTCGCAATCTGATCGGCTCGATCGCTGAACTCGTCGGGCAAGGCGCCTTCGCGGAGCCACTTGTTCAAGAGCGCGGAGCTCGCGAGCACGTGGGTGGGAACCCAGTGGGGCGGCGGCGCGCGTTTACGAGCCCCAAGGACGAACGCGTTTGTTTCAAGATCGAAGTAGATCGGTCGGTACGCACCTGAGCGCTCGTCGAGGAATGCCATCGCTAGGGTTGACAGGCGCTGCTGCCCGTCAACTACCCATAGCGCTTCCTTCACCTCTCCTACGTCTGCCGTGAACCCGCCTAGGACGACGCGCTCGGCGGGCGCGGCCCCTTGCGCGAGCAGCAGCGTGCCGGCTGGAAAGCCCTTCTGAAGGCTGTCGAACAGCAGGCGCCGGTCCTCATCCTGCCAGCGGAATCGACGCTGGAAGTATGGGACGCGCACCTTTCCGGTTCGGATGAGATCGAGTAGCTTCGCGACGCTGTACGTCTTTGTCTCAAGCGCCGTCGTGCTTAGCCCGTCTGCGACCTGGTTCTTGCTCGACATCTTTCGACCCTCCCGCCGCAGGGCGCGGCCCGCCCGCTACTACAACTTCACTTGCATCGTCGCAATATCCTCTCTGACTCCCGGACATGGTTTCTGTCCACATTGGAGTGGGCCCGGGCGGTAGCGCGCCATCGTCCGCCGAATAGCCACGAGGATCTGCTCGCGCCTCGCCTCGTCCACACCAAGCAGCCGGGGCAATATCTATGTCTGGGCGATTACACGCAGCGCTCAGCGCACCTGGTGCTCGCGGATCATCGCGAGCTGCGTCTCGGCCGTCAGGTTCTTCAGGCCCATGTGGCCGAAGGGGAACGTGCCGTACACCTTCTGCCCGTCCTGCCCCGGGATGGGCGAGGTGGCGCCCGCGAGTCCCACGCCCACCAGCTCGTCCACGCCCGACCAGATGCTGTAGACGTGCGCGCCCTCGTCGTGGTTCACCGCGTTGATGTCCTTGAGGAACGTCGAGGACGGGTGCAGGCCGCTCGTCCGGTTCGTCGTGGGCACCAGGTCCCCCGTCATCAGCGCCGAGGCCAGTCCGCGGTTGGCGCCCGCGATGCCCACGAACGTGTCCACGTTGTTCGTCAGCGGCTTGCCCAGATCGAAGTTCTTGCGCGTGTATGGATCGAACCCGTCACCGCCCTGGATGGCCTTGCGCGCCAGCGTCACGCCCATCGAGTGGCCGATGACGTCCACCTTCTCGGCCCCCGTGTACTCCTTCACCGCCTGGATGAACGCGCGCACCTCCTCCAGGTTCTTCTCCGAGTGGTGCTGCTGCGAGGCCTTCATCGGGTTCGCCGGGCCCCACGTCATCGCGTACATCTCCGAGGGCTTGTAGCCCTGCTTCGCGAAGGACTCGATGGAGTTCTTCCACCCCGCGGCGCTGTCCGAGTTGCCGTGGATGAAGATGACCGGCTCCTGCGTCACCTTCTCGCCCGGCGTGGACCTGCCGCCGAACGCCGGCACGTTGCCCTTGGCGAAGTCGTACTTGCCGTAGCCGTTCTCGTGCAGCCACTTCTGGAAGTCGTTGGAGAACCTCGACTCCTTCGACACGCTCACCTCGTTCGCCCGGCTCGTCCGGAGCGTGGAAGCGGTGCTCGGCTGGGAAGGGATGCGCGTCGTCATGGCAGGCCACCTTGGAGGTTGAGGTCGGTTGCTTGCACACATTGTCGCGCATGCCCCCCTGTGAGTTGCGTGCGGGTGCGTCAATCCGGCAAGGGGTTGAAATCACTCGGACTCTGGACTGTCCGAACCCTGCCGAGAGGATCCTTGCCCGAGCCGGGTCCTCACGCTCTGATTCGCCCCCCCATGCCGGCCTCCGCTCCCCACGAGACCCTCCAGCCGCCCACGCAGCGCCCGCTCACCCTCCAGGACGTCAAGACGCTCGGACTGGCGGCGCTGGGCGGCGCGTTGGAGTTCTACGACTTCATCATCTTCGTGTTCTTCACGGCGGTGATCGGGCAGCTCTTCTTCCCGCCCGATACGTCCGAGTGGTTGCGCCAGCTCCAGTCGTTCGGCCTGTTCGCGGCCGCCTACCTGGCGCGCCCCCTGGGCGGCATCATCATGGCGCACTTCGGAGACCGCAGCGGCCGCAAGCGCATGTTCGCGCTGAGCGTGTTCATGATGGCGGTGCCCACGCTGCTGATCGGCTGTCTGCCCACCTATGCCACCGCCGGTTACGCGGCGCCGCTGGCGCTGCTGGTGCTGCGCATGATGCAGGGCGCGGCGGTGGGCGGTGAGGTGCCGGGGGCCTGGGTGTTCGTCGCCGAGCACGTGCCGGAGCACCGCGTGGGCTTCGCCTGCGGCACGCTCACCTCCGGCCTCACGTTCGGCATCCTGATCGGCTCGCTGGTGGCCACGGCGGTCAACAAGATCTACACCCCGGAGGCGGTGCGGGACTTCGCCTGGCGCCTGCCCTTCCTGGTGGGAGGCGTGTTCGGCTTCTTCGCCGTCTTCCTGCGCCGCTGGCTGGCGGAGACCCCGGTGTTCGAGGAGATGCGCCAGCGCAAGGCCCTGGTGCAGGAACTGCCGCTCAAGGCCGTGCTGCGCGGCCATGGCGTCTCGGTGGCGGTGTCGATGCTGCTCACCTGGGTCCTCACCGCCGGCATCGTGGTGGTCATCCTCATGACGCCCACGCTGGTGCAGAAGCTGTATGGGATTGCCCCGGCCCAGGCGCTGGAGGCCAACAGCGTGGCCACGCTGAGCCTCACC
The sequence above is drawn from the Archangium gephyra genome and encodes:
- a CDS encoding GGDEF domain-containing protein, whose protein sequence is MADLVSEKSNTQDILEAQALTKQELNTRVVRSLALYFESHFGRAALEELLSQTGLSRSYLEDDHNWVSAAYLRHLLKTMAEHARDPRFAFKAGCYTSTREAIGVMYNVLASFSRPRFLYRVMFGLTPHYNKVGRFTVLDLTEVSLTCIYQPLGDEYWDEGLGSEFRLGQLVSCPRICGLPDAEYKQKIIEVDGRPAFHYTFEWKNPPTSLLPLYGAVTGLLSGLFIAWWSPALLQPAMVGSTTLVGLLTGWLRMSSRHIDQRTESLMQGLSKTDEALQVRYNDLSQQNLQILALNAELSHKVCDIEKASRELQELNSTLQQRVDEQTRTLKERNHQLEQMAKTDVLTGLGNRRSLEELSREAFKSARAKGTPLGCIMIDIDHFKRFNTEHGHAGGDIVLREVGRLLQKQVKEAGVAARYGGEEFAILLPGNNLKQSVQLAETLMAAVRSQRFDSVHQFRITLSMGVASFPESYVDGHEALFRLADEALYRAKTTRDSIAVERPS
- a CDS encoding type II toxin-antitoxin system HipA family toxin — encoded protein: MLDVFLNTIRVGTIIREERTGIISFVLNETYASMRPRPVLGQQFEERREHRVFRQANFPGELPTFFANLLPEGALQAMVQAQFSPENAAATLAIVGEDLPGAVVVRPMTDKVSVPPRARAFDEPGAVASPADDGLRFSLGGVQLKFSAVESAEQRFTLPFRGMGGRWILKFGSETYPKLPENEFVTMAWAAASGLKVPRHRLIVARDIEGLDDRFLALGEHVFAIERYDRGDNGSRMHQEDFAQVRGLPPERKYTGWSLDGLARFIGDLCGPEDLAEYLRRVLFLLICCNTDAHLKNWSLVYPDGRTARLSPAYDFVCVRQYLPQDLALPLAKEKVLDKISWDHIARIERFLLEHGHVTDFERTGRNFVRRCLDEWTTIRHQAQPEHRKVVDEHISRSPLVRGLGSP
- a CDS encoding DUF262 domain-containing protein; protein product: MSSKNQVADGLSTTALETKTYSVAKLLDLIRTGKVRVPYFQRRFRWQDEDRRLLFDSLQKGFPAGTLLLAQGAAPAERVVLGGFTADVGEVKEALWVVDGQQRLSTLAMAFLDERSGAYRPIYFDLETNAFVLGARKRAPPPHWVPTHVLASSALLNKWLREGALPDEFSDRADQIASRLREYLLPAYLVPFDDEYEGVVKVMFARMNRNRHALSTDEVFEALHATREGGKPIDRVRAELTQVGFGEFEGKQIERAALAVAGKLPGAKLVDALSAAEVPALFARVSQALIRTVEFLAEDCGVPYIDWLPYGGVIATLAKLFDAHPKLHDRNRVLMARWFWRGNLSGDHRTDNKTDQPKWQAIGSDQHETVQRLLKLGNRIDVAAEVEAPLQPFNRRTARTRIELIALAAMEPRWLIGEDRGQPLALGALIEKEDQVPSAVTNASGTIVDYLLHPKFDLTKLGTRPDKVTLESHGLDDAMLDALLSGDDATFQAQRTKVLTHQVQTTLREWTGVNDADHDRPPLDAYFDSESA
- a CDS encoding lipase family protein, which encodes MTTRIPSQPSTASTLRTSRANEVSVSKESRFSNDFQKWLHENGYGKYDFAKGNVPAFGGRSTPGEKVTQEPVIFIHGNSDSAAGWKNSIESFAKQGYKPSEMYAMTWGPANPMKASQQHHSEKNLEEVRAFIQAVKEYTGAEKVDVIGHSMGVTLARKAIQGGDGFDPYTRKNFDLGKPLTNNVDTFVGIAGANRGLASALMTGDLVPTTNRTSGLHPSSTFLKDINAVNHDEGAHVYSIWSGVDELVGVGLAGATSPIPGQDGQKVYGTFPFGHMGLKNLTAETQLAMIREHQVR
- a CDS encoding MFS transporter encodes the protein MPASAPHETLQPPTQRPLTLQDVKTLGLAALGGALEFYDFIIFVFFTAVIGQLFFPPDTSEWLRQLQSFGLFAAAYLARPLGGIIMAHFGDRSGRKRMFALSVFMMAVPTLLIGCLPTYATAGYAAPLALLVLRMMQGAAVGGEVPGAWVFVAEHVPEHRVGFACGTLTSGLTFGILIGSLVATAVNKIYTPEAVRDFAWRLPFLVGGVFGFFAVFLRRWLAETPVFEEMRQRKALVQELPLKAVLRGHGVSVAVSMLLTWVLTAGIVVVILMTPTLVQKLYGIAPAQALEANSVATLSLTIGCVVFGLLADRFGAGWMLGLGSLALLAATYGLYLGVGTAPEHLVPLYALAGFCVGVVGVVPTVMVRAFPAAVRFSGLSFSYNVAYAIFGGLTPLAVTLLIKDQPLAPAHYVAGVCAMGFLVALYLLSAGRTRFATLSAS